One part of the Paracoccus sp. MBLB3053 genome encodes these proteins:
- a CDS encoding tyrosine-type recombinase/integrase, with product MMTRVNLKGINRVRKKLADGTVREHHYVGRGKGAVKFWDSASEIKIGSPEYVAAFSRVESSGSPAQGKFRSLILRFLDSQDFSGLAPRTQSDMRKSFYHPENGIDKKFGDAPLAAFDDPRIRRQALDWRDKIGGKVGDDRIRHLQRLVAFAVDRTMIRQHHLTQIKSIYKSQRAEIFWLADEVEKFKAGAPAHVWRILAIALETGLRPGDLAQLSREHIHRTPHGQRIVIWTQKRKRLASIPVTEAMAEIIAATPADQRSLIVNKSGRPYQHENYLGDAVAEWRDKLKIRKELRLYDARGTAATRLLDAGAELKEIATHMGWSIKHAAEVIERYVALSPAMSDGLAAKLYLANAQRK from the coding sequence ATGATGACGAGAGTTAACCTGAAGGGCATCAACCGGGTACGGAAGAAGCTGGCAGACGGCACTGTCCGCGAGCATCACTATGTCGGCCGCGGCAAAGGTGCTGTGAAATTTTGGGACAGCGCCAGCGAGATCAAGATTGGATCGCCGGAATACGTGGCGGCCTTCTCCCGCGTCGAATCCAGCGGATCCCCAGCACAAGGCAAGTTTCGATCGCTGATTCTCCGCTTCCTCGATAGCCAGGATTTCAGCGGCCTCGCACCGCGGACACAGTCGGACATGCGCAAGTCATTCTATCACCCCGAAAACGGTATCGACAAAAAGTTCGGTGACGCCCCCTTGGCCGCGTTCGACGATCCAAGGATACGACGTCAGGCGCTGGACTGGCGCGACAAGATCGGCGGCAAGGTCGGCGACGATCGTATTCGCCACCTGCAGCGCCTGGTCGCGTTCGCAGTGGACCGCACGATGATCAGACAGCACCATCTGACTCAGATCAAATCGATCTACAAAAGTCAGCGTGCGGAGATCTTCTGGCTCGCGGACGAGGTTGAAAAATTCAAGGCGGGCGCCCCTGCTCACGTCTGGCGTATCCTGGCGATCGCCCTGGAAACCGGATTGCGGCCGGGTGATCTCGCCCAGCTCTCGCGCGAACACATCCACCGGACACCGCACGGCCAGCGAATCGTCATCTGGACCCAGAAGAGAAAGCGTCTCGCCTCGATACCCGTGACAGAAGCAATGGCCGAGATCATTGCCGCAACGCCAGCCGATCAGCGCAGCCTGATCGTCAACAAGAGCGGCCGACCTTATCAGCACGAGAACTACCTCGGCGACGCGGTCGCCGAATGGCGCGACAAGTTGAAGATCCGGAAGGAGCTGCGGCTCTATGACGCTCGCGGGACCGCGGCGACCAGGTTGCTGGATGCCGGGGCGGAGCTGAAGGAAATCGCCACCCACATGGGCTGGTCGATCAAGCATGCCGCAGAGGTCATTGAGCGTTATGTCGCCCTGTCGCCCGCAATGAGCGATGGGCTGGCGGCAAAGCTATATCTTGCAAACGCTCAACGGAAGTAG
- a CDS encoding DUF6551 family protein, giving the protein MTASTRPVSDMVDAWLRKQVPEGVCLESPDRAASFEMIPVSDLIIDGHYQRSMSAKGRSTVARIIAEFDWLRFGAISVVRKDGKLSVVDGQHRAVAAAAMGIQDVPAMVAVGEAAEAATFVAINDVRTAVTPVDKFRAKVAAGDPDALELGAMLAELEISTDVLPGIPLRPRQTRSISVLYKLIKAHGRGIVFTALEMLTDGQPDNADALTSLNIEAVTIVTAKVIAAKGDIDRLATVIEESDFEQIADNARQLSKISGGSNKSHAAFLLLRTYDKGLKGGRIGSSE; this is encoded by the coding sequence ATGACCGCATCAACCCGCCCCGTTTCCGACATGGTGGACGCCTGGCTGCGCAAGCAAGTTCCCGAGGGCGTCTGCCTCGAGTCACCCGACCGGGCTGCGAGCTTTGAAATGATCCCGGTTTCTGACCTGATCATTGATGGCCACTATCAGCGGTCCATGAGCGCCAAAGGCCGCAGCACCGTCGCACGGATCATCGCCGAGTTCGACTGGCTGCGCTTCGGCGCGATCAGCGTCGTGCGCAAAGACGGAAAGCTGTCGGTCGTCGATGGGCAGCACCGGGCCGTCGCAGCTGCCGCCATGGGCATTCAGGACGTACCCGCTATGGTCGCAGTTGGTGAGGCGGCCGAAGCGGCGACGTTCGTTGCAATCAACGATGTCCGGACCGCCGTCACGCCGGTCGACAAGTTCCGCGCGAAGGTAGCCGCCGGAGATCCGGATGCGTTGGAGCTTGGCGCCATGCTGGCCGAGCTTGAGATCAGCACTGATGTGCTGCCAGGCATTCCCCTTCGCCCTCGGCAAACGCGATCGATATCGGTCCTTTACAAGCTGATCAAAGCGCACGGCCGGGGGATCGTTTTTACCGCGCTTGAAATGCTGACGGACGGCCAGCCCGACAATGCTGATGCCTTGACCAGCCTCAATATCGAGGCCGTAACCATCGTCACAGCAAAGGTCATCGCGGCCAAGGGTGACATCGATCGACTGGCCACCGTCATCGAGGAAAGCGACTTCGAGCAGATCGCCGACAACGCGCGCCAGCTCAGCAAGATCAGCGGCGGATCGAATAAGAGCCACGCCGCCTTCCTGCTGCTGCGGACCTATGACAAGGGCCTCAAAGGTGGCCGGATTGGGAGTTCAGAATGA